In the genome of Bacillus thuringiensis, the window TGTAATACGCTCTTGTAATTGACCCATTTCTGTTGCAAGTGTTGGTTGGTAACCTACCGCAGATGGCATACGACCAAGAAGGGCAGATACTTCAGAACCCGCTTGCGTGAAACGGAAGATGTTATCGATGAACAGAAGTACGTCTTGTCCTTGCTCATCACGGAAATGCTCAGCCATTGTTAAACCTGTTAATGCAACACGTTGACGTGCTCCAGGTGGCTCATTCATTTGTCCGAATACCATCGCAGTTTTCTTGATTACGCCCGAATCGCTCATTTCGTGGTATAAGTCATTACCCTCACGAGTACGCTCACCTACACCAGCGAATACTGAGATACCACCGTGCTCTTGTGCGATGTTGTTAATTAATTCCTGAATTAATACTGTTTTACCTACGCCGGCACCACCGAATAGACCGATTTTACCACCCTTAATGTAAGGAGCAAGTAAGTCTACTACTTTAATACCAGTTTCAAGAATTTCTACTTTAGTAGATAATTCTTCGAATGCAGGTGCTTGACGGTGAATTGGATCACGGTGTACATCCGCAGGAAGTTCACCATCTAAGTCAATTGCATCACCTAATACGTTGAATACACGACCAAGTGTTGCATCACCAACTGGTACAGAGATTGCTTTACCAGTATCTTCTACTTCTGTGCCACGAACAAGTCCATCTGTGGAAGACATCGCAACTGTACGAACTGTATCATCACCTAAATGAAGTGCAACTTCAAATGTTAAGTTAATGCTTGCTCCGTTTTCGTTGCTTTGTTTTACCGTAAGGGCGTTGTAGATTTCTGGTAGCTTTCCGCCATCAAACTTAACGTCTACAACCGGACCCATGATTTGCGTAACGCGCCCTTTATTCATCGGGTTCCCTCCTAGCTTTCTTTTAATTAGCCAGCTTTCTAAGAGAAGTCGGCTTTTAATTTTTTATTAGTTTAGCTTACGCGACTCTTTTGAAAGAGCCGCTTCCACTTTTTATTGAATCTAGTTCCAGCGGCTAGAATGTTCGGTGGCTTCGCTTTTTCCTATGAGGCACAAATCGCCTCTACGTCAAAAGCTCCATCCCCCTCTCATTCTGAACGAACCGCTTACGCTTTTTAATACTATTCTAACGCTGCTGCTCCACCAACGATTTCCGTAATTTCTTGCGTAATCGCTGCCTGACGCGCACGGTTGAATGAAAGTGTAAGTGAATCGATAACTTCCATTGCGTTGTCTGTAGCACTCTTCATTGCTGTCATACGCGCTGCGTGCTCACTTGCTTTACCATCTAGTAATGCACCGTACACTAAGCTTTCTGCGTATTGTGGCAATAATAC includes:
- the atpD gene encoding F0F1 ATP synthase subunit beta, producing MNKGRVTQIMGPVVDVKFDGGKLPEIYNALTVKQSNENGASINLTFEVALHLGDDTVRTVAMSSTDGLVRGTEVEDTGKAISVPVGDATLGRVFNVLGDAIDLDGELPADVHRDPIHRQAPAFEELSTKVEILETGIKVVDLLAPYIKGGKIGLFGGAGVGKTVLIQELINNIAQEHGGISVFAGVGERTREGNDLYHEMSDSGVIKKTAMVFGQMNEPPGARQRVALTGLTMAEHFRDEQGQDVLLFIDNIFRFTQAGSEVSALLGRMPSAVGYQPTLATEMGQLQERITSTNKGSITSIQAVYVPADDYTDPAPATTFAHLDATTNLERRLTQMGIYPAVDPLASTSRALSPEIVGEEHYEVARQVQQTLQRYKELQDIIAILGMDELSEEDKLVVHRARRIQFFLSQNFHVAEQFTGQKGSYVPVKNTVSGFKEILEGKYDDLPEDAFRLVGSIEEVIENAKKMMA